The proteins below come from a single Iocasia fonsfrigidae genomic window:
- a CDS encoding PspA/IM30 family protein, with protein MGFFDRMKTLVKGKANQAMDKLEDKNIEAIVKEEIRKMKGEFRQAKSAVAKSITLVKEAETKANKAKEELEHWADRAKQALEAGNEDLARKAIEKKQEAEKDYKKYQEQVVERRRIADIHKAKVKELQERIEEAEDRQDELIAAAESARATKEINETMSGLGKENASDNLDRLEKRVGKMEAEAQASDELYEDLKKDDLEAQFEELENKDSIDDELAKLKAEMNKNE; from the coding sequence GTGGGTTTTTTTGATAGGATGAAGACATTAGTAAAGGGTAAGGCCAATCAAGCGATGGATAAATTGGAAGATAAGAATATTGAAGCTATAGTGAAAGAAGAAATAAGAAAGATGAAGGGGGAGTTTCGGCAAGCTAAAAGTGCAGTTGCCAAGTCTATTACTTTGGTTAAAGAGGCAGAGACTAAAGCTAATAAAGCTAAAGAAGAATTAGAGCACTGGGCTGATAGGGCTAAACAGGCTCTGGAAGCTGGTAATGAAGATTTGGCTAGAAAAGCAATAGAGAAAAAACAAGAAGCTGAAAAGGATTATAAAAAATATCAGGAACAGGTAGTTGAAAGACGGAGGATTGCTGATATACATAAAGCGAAAGTAAAAGAACTACAGGAAAGAATTGAAGAAGCTGAAGATAGACAAGATGAATTAATTGCTGCTGCAGAATCTGCTAGAGCTACTAAGGAAATTAATGAAACAATGAGTGGCCTTGGCAAGGAAAATGCGAGCGACAATCTTGATAGACTGGAAAAAAGAGTTGGTAAAATGGAAGCAGAGGCCCAGGCTAGTGATGAATTATATGAAGACTTAAAGAAAGATGATCTTGAAGCACAGTTTGAGGAACTGGAAAATAAGGATTCTATAGATGATGAATTAGCTAAGTTAAAGGCTGAAATGAATAAAAATGAATAA
- a CDS encoding DUF4178 domain-containing protein — MGFFSKVFNKNKKEEIVARNPFNLQINDIVDYDLVEYQVIGKVKYNEEGYIWYDYHLFDSKEHLWLYAEDDDEVRLGLFRKLDVDHQLYAKFQEEIPSVIKYEDMDYSLIEEGSANIEIEGKVGAKDGQRIKYWDYETGNGNQLSVEKWGNELEISVGEVVQEGLLEFYPAK; from the coding sequence ATGGGCTTTTTTAGTAAGGTATTTAACAAAAACAAAAAAGAAGAAATTGTTGCAAGGAATCCATTTAATTTACAAATTAATGATATTGTAGATTATGATTTGGTTGAATATCAGGTCATAGGAAAAGTTAAATATAATGAAGAAGGCTATATATGGTATGATTATCATTTATTTGATAGTAAAGAACACTTATGGCTTTATGCAGAAGATGATGATGAAGTTAGATTAGGACTCTTCCGGAAATTAGATGTTGATCATCAACTATATGCAAAGTTCCAGGAAGAAATACCTTCAGTCATTAAATATGAAGATATGGATTATTCTTTAATTGAAGAAGGTAGTGCTAATATTGAAATTGAAGGGAAAGTGGGTGCCAAAGATGGTCAGCGGATTAAATATTGGGATTATGAAACAGGAAATGGAAATCAACTATCAGTTGAAAAATGGGGAAATGAATTGGAAATTAGTGTTGGAGAAGTAGTGCAAGAAGGTTTATTAGAATTTTATCCTGCCAAATAA
- a CDS encoding transposase, which produces MSNYTKFIYQLKRKVSNFSKSISKNLSKPKTKFITQMIYGLLKGQSVLLSNIARSLKEDILFKKTVERLSRNLENFNQQEELITDYLNKIKPHIDDNTVFCCDKSDIVKPYSKELEALDRVRDGSKGETEKGYDTFEIAALTDNKELPIEVYSHIYSSLESGFKSRNIEALKGLNFIEKHFGKKGIYALDRGYDANLYYKYFTDSNKDFVIRAKSNRNLIYKGRSINIKKIADLYKGKYVYCYTNQDNKKRKLKFSYAPIKLPALKDKKLTLVIVRGLGNNPMMLITNLRPKAKKLTLIILKAYIKRWRIEEYFRFKKQKFDFENFRVRSLKRIRNLDLILSIAIGFLALFSNKKKQTELKIIVKKVSDRIFNLPDFDYYAIADGFKAILEKSYTGINSFLKSYYQKQRSQNNLQLSLPL; this is translated from the coding sequence ATGAGTAATTATACCAAATTTATTTACCAATTGAAACGAAAAGTAAGCAATTTTTCTAAAAGTATTTCTAAAAACCTATCAAAACCTAAAACTAAATTTATTACTCAAATGATTTATGGTTTACTAAAAGGTCAATCAGTACTTTTAAGTAATATTGCTCGTTCTCTTAAAGAAGATATCCTTTTCAAAAAAACTGTTGAACGTTTATCCAGAAACCTTGAAAATTTTAATCAACAAGAAGAACTAATTACTGATTATCTAAATAAGATTAAACCACATATTGATGATAATACTGTTTTCTGCTGTGACAAATCAGATATAGTAAAACCCTACAGTAAAGAACTGGAGGCTCTTGATAGAGTTAGAGATGGTAGCAAAGGTGAAACTGAAAAAGGTTATGATACTTTTGAAATAGCTGCTCTAACTGATAATAAAGAACTGCCTATAGAAGTATACTCTCATATCTACTCAAGTTTAGAATCTGGTTTTAAAAGTAGAAATATTGAAGCATTAAAAGGTCTTAATTTTATTGAAAAGCATTTTGGAAAAAAAGGTATTTATGCCCTTGATAGAGGCTATGATGCCAATCTTTATTATAAATATTTTACTGATAGCAATAAAGATTTTGTAATTAGGGCTAAAAGTAACCGCAATCTTATTTATAAAGGCAGAAGCATAAATATTAAGAAAATAGCTGATCTATACAAAGGTAAATATGTCTATTGCTATACCAACCAGGATAACAAAAAAAGAAAATTAAAATTTAGTTATGCTCCAATTAAATTACCAGCTTTAAAAGATAAAAAGTTAACTCTTGTAATCGTTAGAGGCCTTGGAAATAATCCAATGATGTTAATTACAAATTTAAGGCCAAAGGCTAAAAAACTTACTCTTATCATTTTAAAAGCATATATTAAAAGATGGAGAATAGAAGAATATTTTAGATTCAAAAAACAGAAGTTTGACTTTGAAAATTTTAGAGTAAGATCTTTAAAAAGAATAAGAAATTTAGATTTAATTTTATCAATAGCAATAGGATTTTTAGCTCTATTTTCAAACAAGAAAAAACAGACCGAACTCAAGATAATTGTAAAGAAGGTTTCTGATAGAATATTTAATCTCCCGGATTTTGATTATTATGCAATAGCAGATGGTTTTAAAGCTATTTTAGAGAAATCATACACTGGAATAAATTCGTTTTTAAAAAGTTATTACCAAAAACAGCGATCACAAAACAATTTACAACTTTCTTTACCACTATGA
- the lonC gene encoding Lon family ATP-dependent protease, with product MKPFWQRFFHKGDVQLKQNKDSSIDNQDKRLKALYKKISDYYGRDRFIIKAGRVDVLDLISSEKTKERLTALERLIYDDPSQKIEGPVNERLDRLENKLADLLAERSVEKELEQQIAVRMKKREREYLKEIKKEIVQGEETVDNAQTLRRLAQLEKMEARGLNRSTLDLVRPQSFAEIIGQDSAIKALVSKIASPYPQHIILYGPPGVGKTTAARLALEEAKKRKNTPFYDDSNFVEVDGTTLRWDPREVTNPLLGSVHDPIYQGARKNLANEGVPEPKTGLVTEAHGGVLFIDEIGELDPMLQNKLLKVMEDKRVKFESSYYDENSDQIPLYIQKLFKEGAPADFILIGATTRSPEAINPAFRSRCAEVFFNPLSREDIKKIVQNAVAKLAVSVAENIPDIISSYTIEGRTAINLLLDAYSLILYEKDDTDQEKPLITDEILYQALQNRRMTPYNKIDTAEDTQIGKIFGLGVNGFIGSIIEIEAVAFKSAVEGRGKIHFNETAGSMTKDSLFNAAAVVRKIIGKNIDDYDLHVNIIGGGNVDGPSAGIAILLAIISAIEEIPLKQDIAVTGEVSIQGKVKPVGGIREKLHAAEQAGIREVLLPGENNNDVSQDIKIKTTAITTVREALNRVLIDNSKISIVK from the coding sequence ATGAAACCCTTCTGGCAGCGTTTTTTTCATAAAGGAGATGTACAGCTAAAACAGAATAAAGACAGTAGTATAGATAACCAGGATAAACGTCTTAAAGCACTATATAAGAAGATTAGTGATTATTATGGGAGAGACAGGTTTATTATAAAGGCTGGTAGGGTTGATGTACTTGACTTAATTAGTTCGGAAAAAACAAAAGAAAGACTGACTGCCCTGGAGCGGCTTATTTATGATGACCCTTCACAAAAAATTGAAGGGCCAGTCAATGAAAGATTAGACAGACTGGAAAATAAACTAGCAGATCTGCTGGCAGAACGTTCAGTAGAAAAAGAACTTGAACAGCAGATTGCAGTCAGGATGAAAAAGAGGGAGCGGGAGTATCTAAAAGAGATCAAAAAGGAAATAGTACAGGGCGAGGAGACAGTTGATAATGCTCAGACACTACGCCGTCTGGCACAACTGGAAAAGATGGAGGCAAGGGGCTTAAACCGTTCTACCCTGGATCTGGTTAGACCGCAGAGTTTTGCTGAAATAATTGGTCAGGATTCAGCGATTAAAGCCCTGGTTTCCAAAATTGCCTCACCCTATCCCCAGCATATTATACTCTATGGCCCACCAGGTGTTGGCAAGACTACTGCTGCCCGGCTTGCTCTAGAAGAAGCCAAGAAGAGAAAGAATACACCTTTTTATGATGATTCCAATTTTGTAGAGGTAGATGGTACAACACTGCGCTGGGACCCCAGAGAAGTAACAAATCCACTTTTAGGTTCTGTTCATGACCCTATTTATCAGGGCGCCAGGAAGAATTTGGCCAATGAAGGGGTTCCTGAACCGAAGACAGGATTGGTTACAGAAGCCCATGGGGGGGTTCTCTTTATTGATGAGATAGGAGAGCTTGACCCTATGTTGCAGAACAAACTTTTAAAAGTAATGGAAGATAAACGGGTTAAATTTGAGTCATCCTATTATGATGAAAACAGTGACCAGATACCGTTATATATTCAGAAACTCTTTAAGGAAGGTGCTCCAGCAGACTTTATCTTAATTGGTGCTACTACCAGGAGTCCGGAGGCTATAAATCCGGCTTTCAGGTCCCGTTGTGCAGAGGTGTTTTTTAACCCACTGAGCAGGGAAGATATTAAGAAGATTGTCCAAAATGCAGTAGCTAAACTGGCTGTTAGTGTGGCAGAAAATATTCCGGATATTATTAGTAGTTATACTATTGAAGGTAGGACTGCTATAAACCTTTTACTTGATGCCTACAGTCTAATACTCTATGAAAAGGATGACACCGATCAGGAAAAACCACTTATTACTGATGAGATATTATATCAGGCCCTGCAGAACCGGCGGATGACGCCGTATAATAAGATTGATACTGCAGAGGACACGCAAATCGGCAAGATATTTGGACTGGGGGTTAATGGATTTATTGGTTCAATTATTGAGATAGAGGCTGTAGCCTTTAAATCAGCTGTTGAGGGCAGGGGTAAAATCCATTTTAATGAGACTGCTGGTTCAATGACCAAGGACTCACTCTTTAATGCTGCAGCTGTTGTCAGGAAAATAATCGGGAAGAATATAGATGATTACGACCTCCATGTCAATATTATCGGTGGTGGGAATGTTGATGGGCCATCTGCTGGGATAGCTATACTCCTGGCTATTATTAGTGCTATAGAAGAAATACCCTTAAAACAGGATATAGCAGTAACAGGAGAGGTTTCTATTCAGGGCAAGGTTAAACCAGTTGGTGGTATCAGGGAGAAACTACACGCTGCAGAACAGGCAGGCATCAGAGAGGTCCTCCTTCCTGGGGAAAATAATAATGATGTCAGTCAGGATATAAAGATTAAAACAACAGCAATTACTACTGTTAGAGAGGCCTTGAACAGGGTCCTGATTGATAATAGTAAGATATCAATAGTGAAATAA
- the rplI gene encoding 50S ribosomal protein L9 has product MKVILKSDVKKLGSKGDIVKVSDGYARNFLMPKGLAEEATQSNLNELKHKEKIQERKYKENRAEAEELASKLAEKDFVIAVKAGENGRLFGSVTTKDIAKAVKKEGFKIDKRKIDLSDHIKSLGVHKVKVKIFKDVEATLKVKVVEA; this is encoded by the coding sequence ATGAAGGTTATTCTAAAAAGTGATGTTAAAAAATTAGGTAGTAAAGGTGATATTGTTAAGGTTTCAGATGGTTATGCAAGGAACTTTCTCATGCCCAAAGGTCTGGCTGAAGAGGCAACCCAGAGCAATTTAAATGAACTAAAACATAAGGAAAAGATTCAGGAGAGGAAATATAAGGAAAACCGGGCTGAAGCAGAGGAACTGGCCAGCAAATTAGCAGAAAAAGATTTTGTCATAGCTGTTAAGGCTGGAGAAAATGGTAGACTATTTGGCTCAGTTACCACCAAAGATATTGCCAAGGCAGTAAAAAAAGAGGGATTCAAAATAGATAAAAGAAAAATTGATTTATCTGATCATATAAAATCACTTGGGGTACATAAGGTGAAGGTTAAGATATTCAAGGATGTTGAGGCTACCCTGAAGGTAAAGGTTGTTGAAGCCTAG
- a CDS encoding DUF2232 domain-containing protein: MESKLIKDGLKVMGLVFLFSLLSIYIGLYSPIMGFFINLVLPIPIAYIVSKYNNQSSLIIIITVALTNGLLLGMTGGMQLGAMMIVNTVVGFGLIGFVVGSGVKEGFSPRITLILTVAAVIFSTVITNQVIPYLTGTGYKDVINDIVNIINQNSQFGEFSETVKQIVPLIIRIYPSILIITSIITGIVVYYISTWYLKKKGLVDKIYKPVKMWYFPRILSLGIVIALLLDGNIFFVNLLIVLLFFMFLQGFSVGLFYTSRLKNPIINFLYIMAIVFLNFLLLPVLIILGLFDMWFNLRKFK, encoded by the coding sequence ATGGAATCAAAGCTAATAAAAGATGGTTTAAAGGTAATGGGCCTTGTTTTTTTATTTAGTTTATTAAGTATTTATATCGGTCTTTATAGTCCAATTATGGGATTTTTTATTAATTTAGTGTTGCCTATACCAATAGCCTATATTGTTAGCAAGTATAATAATCAGAGCTCATTAATAATAATTATTACAGTAGCATTAACTAATGGCCTATTATTAGGAATGACAGGTGGAATGCAGCTTGGGGCTATGATGATAGTAAATACAGTAGTAGGTTTTGGTTTGATTGGTTTTGTTGTTGGTTCCGGGGTAAAAGAAGGTTTTTCACCACGTATAACACTTATTTTGACCGTTGCTGCTGTAATATTTTCAACGGTAATTACTAATCAGGTCATTCCTTATCTTACTGGTACAGGATATAAAGATGTTATAAATGATATAGTCAATATTATTAATCAAAATTCTCAGTTTGGCGAATTTTCGGAAACGGTTAAACAGATAGTCCCACTAATAATAAGGATATATCCATCTATTCTTATTATTACTTCTATAATTACAGGGATTGTGGTCTATTATATAAGTACCTGGTATCTAAAGAAAAAGGGGCTTGTTGACAAGATATATAAACCAGTTAAGATGTGGTATTTTCCCAGAATATTATCACTGGGGATAGTAATAGCCTTACTATTGGACGGCAATATATTCTTTGTTAATTTATTGATTGTTTTACTCTTTTTTATGTTTTTACAGGGTTTTTCAGTAGGATTATTCTATACTTCCCGGCTAAAAAATCCTATTATTAATTTTCTTTATATCATGGCAATAGTATTTTTAAACTTCCTTTTACTTCCGGTTTTAATTATCCTGGGGCTTTTTGATATGTGGTTTAATCTAAGGAAGTTTAAGTAA
- the rpsR gene encoding 30S ribosomal protein S18 — translation MPRGRGKSCFFCANKDKEIDYKDLRTLQRFVTDRGKIVPRRITGTCAKHQRALTRQIKRARAIALLPYVKE, via the coding sequence GTGCCAAGAGGAAGAGGAAAATCATGTTTTTTCTGTGCAAATAAGGATAAAGAAATAGATTATAAAGACCTCAGGACCTTACAACGGTTTGTTACTGATAGAGGAAAGATTGTCCCCCGTAGGATAACCGGGACCTGTGCTAAACATCAACGGGCTTTGACCAGGCAGATAAAAAGAGCAAGAGCAATAGCTCTATTACCATATGTAAAAGAATAG
- a CDS encoding single-stranded DNA-binding protein, producing MLNHIVLIGRLVRDPELRYISNGTAVSNFTLAVERNYTNQQGERDVDFIRIVTWRKLAETCAHHLGKGRLVAVEGSLQISSSEKDGRTYTNPQVIANEVRFLDWPNDNNRDNRSTNNTNATNNNNNDSGNDTTDNFDIDDNFDVPF from the coding sequence TTGTTAAATCATATTGTATTAATTGGGCGTTTGGTTAGAGACCCTGAGTTGAGGTATATTAGTAATGGAACAGCTGTAAGCAATTTTACTCTGGCGGTTGAGCGAAATTATACCAATCAACAGGGTGAAAGGGATGTCGATTTTATCCGGATAGTTACCTGGCGGAAACTGGCGGAAACATGTGCTCATCATCTGGGGAAGGGTAGACTGGTTGCTGTAGAAGGTTCCTTACAGATAAGCAGCAGCGAAAAGGATGGACGAACATATACAAATCCTCAGGTCATAGCCAATGAAGTACGTTTTCTTGACTGGCCAAATGATAACAACAGGGATAACCGCAGTACCAATAACACTAATGCTACTAATAATAATAATAATGATAGTGGTAATGATACTACTGACAACTTTGATATAGATGATAATTTTGATGTACCATTCTAG
- the rpsF gene encoding 30S ribosomal protein S6, which translates to MERVYEATFIIKPDVEEEARNEVIERIKSIITDNNGEILEANEWGSRKLAYEINDYKTGYYTLLTIKAEADLVEELERNFKIIDDIIRYLVIRVEE; encoded by the coding sequence ATGGAAAGGGTTTATGAAGCAACTTTTATTATCAAACCTGATGTGGAAGAGGAAGCCAGAAATGAAGTTATTGAAAGGATTAAATCTATTATAACTGATAATAATGGTGAAATCCTCGAAGCTAATGAATGGGGTAGTAGAAAACTAGCTTATGAGATTAATGATTATAAAACAGGTTACTATACCCTGCTAACTATTAAGGCAGAAGCAGATCTGGTAGAAGAGCTTGAAAGAAACTTTAAGATCATAGATGACATTATTCGTTATCTGGTAATCAGAGTAGAGGAATAA
- a CDS encoding YcbK family protein has product MFAIINNIKISKNFYLSEFECKDGSHQVVVDSELIDKLQKLRDYLGQAIVINSAYRNESHNKSVGGSPNSQHLKGKAVDLRRIEGLTIDEMVAIAEDAGFSGIGKYNWGIHIDVRENKARWDMRG; this is encoded by the coding sequence GTGTTTGCAATCATAAATAATATTAAAATAAGCAAAAATTTTTATTTATCTGAATTTGAGTGTAAAGATGGTAGTCATCAAGTAGTGGTTGATAGTGAATTGATAGATAAATTACAAAAATTAAGGGATTATTTAGGACAAGCTATTGTTATTAATTCAGCTTATAGAAATGAATCACATAATAAATCAGTTGGTGGTTCTCCTAATAGTCAACATTTAAAAGGGAAGGCGGTTGATCTTAGAAGAATAGAAGGACTTACAATAGATGAAATGGTAGCTATAGCTGAAGATGCTGGGTTTAGTGGGATAGGCAAGTATAATTGGGGAATTCATATTGATGTACGAGAAAATAAAGCTAGGTGGGATATGCGTGGATAG
- a CDS encoding NHL repeat-containing protein: MVWEVISSFSSPGENPAGLTWDGEYLWVAGSDYNTENIGNIYQLDINGNIISSFSAPDKYNHGGLTWDGEYLWYCNYGTDTIYQLDINGNVISNFPAPERFPQGLTWDGEYLWVHCSYTNIIYQLDINGNVISSFITPDNSNIQGLTWDGEYLWSSSSIANKPSTIYQLDISGNVISSFAISIYYLFGLTWDGTNLWTLDAIADTIYQISIQGTLQTVTTNSFSSIIDSQQEISLIKDNNENNKVKIKYSSIQEVSLLKYKEFNSNIIEVELIRSLFFGDSHLNIASDIEQLNYQNPPLITFDNNNFKYGTFNNTKVKNKQLELAKTRENVTTDVLAGYQTTQEGWSYGYGYEIDVIESVVIKDIEVLYTTELTMNMKVCIFEQTENGWEKINETIEQNPQLTEGWAKVSGVNTTLLAGNTYRIVHYSRYSRDIHWVDKDIHPLATSFGQTTRSVSDSSQYKAEGVFSTHTDKNVYMRLNVDGVYTTSGSYETEWAFVGFNPVFNVLKIVPNLPDVSSGTITIQTSDDRITINDEKTFNLIDHDTSYAYDIADILPGESIKIIINYNTRDTSYSPQLSSFSVYGTADPNIIVTSYTYKLGGKAFTAPRIISSHVNKINSDLRYEYIKETIERKINSHVNNISSSTKKETAQLVKSYLNSIDSETNREKVVKILESYLKNIDSNVTAEGARIVKSHLNIIVSEAKKAVEKTVESYISKMNTEIRPEYEFSSVDKIISKVATNPAIVRSHMRRIESKPMQIVTVTSHINNIQNPAIITEQAQRVTSTLNIGFNTTQKRTVTINSYLKIKSEPGRITSIKVDSYTNPINTEVNKELLTILESKIKSINSVPERAGSGERSRTSYHRVIVGTFIEYEGNGLGTGIIKPASITKGEFIAKGIGLAEFDGKIAGELLMKGRYYSK, translated from the coding sequence TTGGTTTGGGAAGTTATTTCTAGTTTCTCTAGCCCAGGAGAAAATCCCGCTGGATTAACTTGGGATGGAGAATATCTATGGGTTGCAGGGTCAGATTATAACACAGAAAATATAGGAAACATCTATCAGCTAGATATTAATGGTAATATTATCTCTAGTTTTTCTGCGCCAGATAAATACAATCATGGTGGATTAACTTGGGATGGAGAATATTTGTGGTATTGCAATTACGGTACAGATACAATCTATCAACTAGATATTAATGGAAATGTTATTTCTAATTTTCCTGCACCGGAAAGATTTCCTCAAGGATTAACTTGGGATGGAGAATATCTATGGGTTCACTGTAGTTATACTAATATAATCTATCAACTAGATATTAATGGAAATGTTATTTCTAGTTTTATAACTCCCGATAATAGCAATATTCAAGGATTAACTTGGGATGGAGAATACTTATGGAGCTCGAGCAGCATTGCTAATAAACCTAGTACAATATATCAATTAGATATTAGTGGAAATGTTATTTCCAGTTTTGCAATTTCTATATATTATCTCTTTGGATTGACTTGGGATGGAACTAATCTGTGGACTCTTGACGCAATTGCTGATACTATATATCAAATATCAATACAAGGAACATTGCAAACTGTAACAACAAATTCTTTTTCATCAATTATTGATTCTCAACAAGAAATTTCTCTAATTAAGGATAATAATGAAAATAATAAAGTTAAAATAAAATATAGTTCAATACAGGAAGTATCTCTCCTTAAATATAAAGAATTTAATAGTAATATTATTGAAGTAGAGTTAATTAGAAGTTTGTTTTTTGGAGATTCTCATTTAAACATAGCATCTGATATTGAACAACTAAATTATCAAAATCCTCCTTTAATTACTTTTGACAATAACAATTTTAAATATGGAACATTTAATAATACTAAAGTCAAGAATAAGCAACTTGAATTAGCCAAAACAAGAGAAAATGTAACAACTGATGTGTTAGCTGGTTATCAAACAACTCAAGAGGGTTGGAGTTATGGTTATGGTTATGAAATTGATGTAATTGAATCAGTTGTGATTAAAGATATAGAAGTATTGTATACTACTGAATTAACCATGAATATGAAAGTCTGTATCTTTGAACAGACTGAAAATGGTTGGGAAAAGATAAATGAAACAATTGAACAGAATCCTCAACTTACAGAAGGTTGGGCTAAGGTTAGTGGAGTTAATACCACTTTATTAGCTGGAAATACTTATAGGATTGTTCATTATTCTCGATACAGCAGAGATATTCACTGGGTAGATAAAGATATCCACCCTTTAGCAACTTCTTTTGGACAGACAACTAGAAGTGTAAGTGATTCCAGTCAATATAAAGCTGAAGGTGTTTTTAGTACTCATACTGATAAAAATGTATATATGAGATTAAATGTTGATGGTGTATATACTACTTCCGGCAGCTATGAGACTGAATGGGCTTTTGTAGGTTTTAATCCTGTGTTTAATGTTTTAAAAATTGTTCCTAATCTACCTGATGTAAGTTCTGGAACAATCACTATCCAGACAAGTGATGATAGAATAACCATAAATGATGAAAAAACCTTTAATTTAATAGACCATGATACCAGTTATGCTTATGATATTGCTGATATTTTACCTGGCGAATCTATTAAAATAATAATCAATTACAATACAAGAGATACATCTTATTCACCACAATTAAGTTCTTTTTCTGTATATGGTACAGCTGATCCTAATATAATAGTTACTTCATATACTTATAAACTTGGTGGAAAAGCATTTACTGCTCCACGTATTATTAGTTCTCATGTAAATAAAATAAATAGTGATTTAAGATATGAATATATTAAAGAAACTATTGAAAGAAAAATAAATTCACATGTTAATAATATTAGTTCTTCAACTAAAAAAGAAACTGCTCAATTAGTTAAAAGTTATCTTAATAGTATAGATTCTGAAACTAATAGAGAAAAAGTTGTTAAAATATTAGAGAGTTATTTAAAAAATATTGATTCTAATGTTACTGCTGAAGGTGCTAGAATAGTAAAATCACATTTGAATATAATTGTTTCAGAAGCCAAAAAAGCAGTTGAAAAAACAGTAGAATCATATATAAGCAAAATGAATACTGAGATAAGACCAGAATATGAATTTAGTTCAGTAGATAAAATTATTTCTAAAGTTGCTACAAATCCTGCAATTGTTAGATCACATATGAGAAGAATAGAAAGTAAACCCATGCAAATTGTAACAGTAACTTCTCATATAAATAATATCCAAAATCCTGCTATTATAACAGAACAAGCCCAAAGAGTGACTTCTACACTTAATATAGGTTTTAATACAACACAAAAAAGAACTGTAACAATAAATAGTTATTTAAAAATAAAGTCTGAACCTGGTAGAATAACTTCTATTAAAGTTGATTCGTATACAAACCCAATCAATACAGAAGTAAATAAAGAACTATTAACTATTTTAGAAAGTAAAATTAAATCAATTAATTCAGTTCCTGAAAGAGCAGGTAGTGGTGAAAGAAGTAGAACTAGTTATCATAGAGTAATAGTTGGAACATTTATTGAATATGAAGGTAATGGTCTAGGGACAGGAATTATAAAACCTGCTAGTATAACTAAAGGAGAGTTTATTGCTAAGGGTATAGGTCTAGCAGAATTTGATGGTAAAATTGCAGGGGAATTACTAATGAAAGGTAGATATTATAGTAAATAG